A DNA window from Solanum lycopersicum chromosome 3, SLM_r2.1 contains the following coding sequences:
- the loxD gene encoding linoleate 13S-lipoxygenase 3-1, chloroplastic produces the protein MALAKEIMGISLLEKSSSMALLNPNNYHKENHLWFNQQFQGRRNLSRRKAYRQSTMAAISENLVKVVPEKAVKFKVRAVVTVRNKNKEDLKETIVKHLDAFTDKIGRNVALELISTDIDPDTKGPKKSNQAVLKDWSKKSNLKTERVNYTAEFIVDSNFGNPGAITVTNKHQQEFFLESITIEGFACGPVHFPCNSWVQPKKDHPGKRIFFSNQPYLPDETPAGLKSLRERELRELRGDGKGVRKLSDRIYDYDIYNDLGNPDRGIDFARPKLGGEGNVAYPRRCRSGRVPTDTDISAESRVEKPNPTYVPRDEQFEESKMNTFSTSRLKATLHNLIPSLMASISSNNHDFKGFSDIDSLYSKGLLLKLGLQDEVLKKLPLPKVVSTIKEGDLLKYDTPKILSKDKFAWLRDDEFARQAIAGVNPVSIEKLQVFPPVSKLDPEIYGPQESALKEEHILGHLNGMTVQEALDANKLFILDHHDVYLPFLDRINALDGRKAYATRTIYFLSDVGTLKPIAIELSLPQTGPSSRSKRVVTPPVCATGNWMWQIAKAHVCANDAGVHQLVNHWLRTHASLEPFILAAHRQLSAMHPIYKLLDPHMRYTLEINGLARQSLINADGVIEACFTPGRYCMEISAAAYKNWRFDLEGLPADLIRRGMAVPDATQPYGLKLLIEDYPYAADGLMIWGAIEGWVRDYVDHYYPSSAQVCSDRELQAWYTETINVGHVDLRNEDWWPTLATPEDLISILTTLIWLASAQHAALNFGQYPYSGYVPNRPPLMRRLIPDENDPEYAVFLADPQKYFFSALPSLLQATKFMAVVDTLSTHSPDEEYIGERQQPSTWTGDAEIVEAFYKFSAEIGRIEKEIDERNADTNLKNRCGAGVLPYELLAPSSGPGVTCRGVPNSVSI, from the exons ATGGCACTTGCTAAAGAAATTATGGGTATTTCCCTGCTGGAGAAATCATCATCAATGGCACTTTTGAATCCCAATAATTATCACAAAGAAAATCATCTTTGGTTTAACCAGCAGTTTCAAGGAAGGAGGAATTTAAGTAGAAGAAAAGCGTACAGACAGAGTACCATGGCAGCTATAAGTGAAAATTTGGTCAAAGTTGTGCCTGAAAAAGCAGTGAAATTCAAAGTGAGAGCTGTAGTTACAGTAAGGAACAAGAACAAGGAAGATCTAAAGGAGACAATTGTGAAGCATCTTGATGCTTTCACCGACAAAATCGGGAGGAATGTCGCGCTAGAACTCATCAGCACCGACATCGATCCAG ATACAAAAGGACCGAAGAAAAGCAACCAAGCAGTGTTAAAAGACTGGTCTAAGAAATCGAACTTGAAAACAGAGCGAGTAAATTACACAGCAGAATTCATTGTGGACTCGAATTTCGGGAATCCAGGCGCGATCACTGTGACGAACAAGCACCAGCAGGAGTTCTTTCTGGAGAGTATTACAATTGAGGGGTTTGCATGTGGTCCGGTTCATTTCCCCTGCAATTCATGGGTTCAACCCAAAAAAGATCATCCtggaaaaagaatatttttctctAATCAG CCATATTTACCGGATGAAACACCAGCAGGACTGAAATCATTAAGAGAGAGGGAGCTAAGAGAATTGAGAGGCGATGGAAAAGGCGTCAGAAAATTATCTGATAGAATATATGATTATGACATCTATAATGATCTTGGAAATCCAGATAGAGGCATTGATTTTGCTCGTCCTAAACTTGGAGGAGAAGGCAATGTTGCTTACCCTAGACGTTGTCGTTCTGGCCGTGTTCCTACAGACACAG ATATAAGTGCGGAGAGTCGTGTGGAGAAGCCAAATCCAACATACGTTCCGAGAGATGAACAATTTGAGGAGTCTAAAATGAATACATTCTCAACCTCCAGGCTTAAAGCAACGCTCCATAACTTAATTCCATCTCTTATGGCCAGCATTTCTTCTAACAATCACGATTTCAAAGGATTTTCAGATATCGATAGCCTTTATAGCAAAGGGCTACTTTTGAAGCTTGGTCTTCAGGATGAAGTCTTAAAAAAGCTTCCATTGCCTAAGGTTGTTAGCACTATCAAAGAAGGAGATCTTCTCAAATACGACACGCCAAAGATACTATCAA AGGACAAATTTGCCTGGTTACGAGATGATGAATTTGCTCGACAAGCAATAGCAGGAGTGAACCCAGTGTCTATCGAAAAGCTTCAGGTTTTTCCACCAGTAAGCAAGCTTGATCCTGAAATCTATGGCCCTCAAGAATCCGCCCTCAAGGAGGAGCACATTCTTGGTCATCTCAATGGCATGACTGTTCAAGAG GCTTTGGATGCAAATAAGCTTTTCATTCTGGATCATCATGATGTATATCTACCATTTCTCGATCGGATCAATGCACTTGATGGCCGCAAAGCATATGCAACACGCACCATTTATTTCTTGTCTGATGTTGGCACACTTAAGCCCATTGCCATTGAACTTAGCCTCCCCCAGACTGGTCCAAGTTCACGATCCAAACGTGTTGTCACTCCGCCTGTTTGTGCCACTGGTAACTGGATGTGGCAGATCGCTAAAGCACACGTCTGTGCTAATGATGCTGGAGTTCACCAACTCGTCAACCACTG GTTGCGTACACATGCAAGCTTGGAACCATTTATATTGGCAGCACATAGGCAGTTAAGCGCGATGCATCCTATTTATAAGCTTTTGGATCCACATATGAGATACACTCTAGAAATTAACGGCTTGGCTCGCCAGAGCTTGATCAATGCTGATGGTGTCATCGAGGCTTGCTTTACTCCTGGTCGCTACTGCATGGAGATCAGTGCTGCTGCCTACAAGAACTGGCGCTTTGATTTAGAAGGCCTTCCAGCTGACCTTATCCGAAG AGGGATGGCAGTACCGGACGCAACACAGCCTTATGGGCTGAAACTTCTAATTGAGGACTATCCTTATGCTGCAGATGGGCTTATGATATGGGGCGCAATCGAGGGCTGGGTTCGCGATTACGTAGATCACTACTATCCATCCTCGGCCCAAGTTTGCAGTGACAGGGAGCTGCAAGCTTGGTATACTGAGACTATTAATGTGGGCCACGTTGACCTCCGCAACGAGGACTGGTGGCCCACGTTAGCTACTCCAGAGGACCTCATTTCCATCCTCACCACCCTCATCTGGCTGGCTTCAGCGCAACATGCTGCCCTGAATTTCGGGCAGTACCCTTACAGTGGATACGTTCCAAACCGACCACCACTCATGCGTCGATTAATCCCTGACGAGAACGATCCCGAGTATGCGGTGTTCCTAGCTGatccacaaaaatatttcttcTCAGCTTTACCAAGTTTGTTACAAGCAACAAAGTTCATGGCCGTGGTTGACACATTATCGACACATTCCCCAGATGAAGAATACATAGGGGAAAGACAGCAACCGTCTACTTGGACCGGAGATGCAGAGATTGTTGAAGCATTCTACAAATTTTCCGCGGAAATAGGGAGAATTGAGAAGGAGATAGATGAAAGAAATGCCGATACGAATCTAAAAAATAGGTGTGGTGCTGGTGTATTACCATATGAACTATTGGCACCAAGTTCAGGCCCTGGAGTAACATGTAGGGGTGTTCCAAATAGTGTATCGATATGa
- the LOC101252373 gene encoding trimethyltridecatetraene synthase — MEGTTWTATAVFLATLFLLFLSKFLRKRKLNLPPGPKPWPIIGNLNLMGSLPHRSIHDLSVKYGPIMQLQFGSFPVVVGSSVEMAKIFLKTMDINFVGRPKTAAGKYTTYNYSDITWSPYGSYWRQARRMCLMELFSAKRLDSYEYIRAEELHSILHNLNKSSGKPILLKDYLTTLSLNVISRMVLGKSYLDESDNSIVTPDEFKKMLDELFLLNGVLNIGDSIPWLDFMDLQGYVKRMKVVSKKFDKFLEHVLDEHNMRRNAVENYVAKDMVDVLLQLADDPTLDVKLERHGVKAFTQDLLAGGTESSAVTVEWAISELLKKPEIFKKATNELDRVIGQNRWVQEKDIPNLPYIEAIAKETMRLHPVAPMLVPRECREDCKVAGYDVKKGTRVLVSVWTIGRDPTLWDEPEAFKPDRFLEKSIDVKGHDFELLPFGAGRRMCPGYSLGLKVIQASLANLLHGFNWSLPDNMTPEELNMEEIFGLSTPKKFPLSAVIQPRLSSKLYSV; from the exons ATGGAAGGTACTACCTGGACTGCAACTGCAGTGTTTCTTGCTACTCTGTTTCTTTTGTTTCTCTCCAAATTTCTTCGCAAGAGGAAACTCAACTTACCTCCAGGCCCAAAACCATGGCCGATCATCGGAAATTTAAACCTTATGGGTTCCCTTCCTCACCGATCCATCCACGATCTCTCCGTCAAGTACGGACCCATTATGCAACTACAATTCGGGTCTTTTCCCGTCGTAGTTGGCTCCTCTGTAGAAATGGCCAAAATTTTCCTCAAAACCATGGATATCAACTTTGTTGGCAGGCCTAAAACTGCTGCCGGAAAGTACACTACCTATAATTATTCAGATATTACATGGTCCCCGTACGGATCCTATTGGCGTCAGGCACGTAGAATGTGCCTGATGGAATTGTTCAGCGCAAAACGGCTTGATTCATACGAGTACATTCGGGCTGAGGAACTTCATTCTATTCTTCATAATTTGAACAAATCATCGGGGAAACCGATTCTGCTGAAAGATTATTTGACGACTCTGAGTTTAAATGTTATTAGCAGAATGGTATTGGGAAAAAGTTACTTGGACGAATCCGATAACTCGATTGTGACTCCTGATGAATTTAAAAAGATGTTGGATGAATTGTTCTTACTTAATGGAGTCCTTAATATTGGAGATTCAATTCCATGGCTTGATTTCATGGACCTACAAGGTTATGTTAAGAGGATGAAAGTTGTAAGCAAGAAATTTGACAAATTTCTGGAGCATGTACTTGATGAGCATAACATGAGAAGGAACGCAGTGGAAAACTATGTCGCTAAGGACATGGTGGATGTTCTATTGCAGCTTGCTGATGATCCAACTCTGGATGTTAAGCTGGAGAGACATGGAGTCAAAGCATTCACTCAG GACTTGTTGGCTGGTGGAACTGAGAGTTCAGCAGTGACAGTAGAATGGGCAATTTCAGAGTTGTTGAAGAAGCCAGAGATTTTCAAAAAAGCTACCAACGAATTGGATCGAGTAATAGGCCAAAACAGATGGGTACAAGAAAAAGACATCCCGAATCTTCCTTACATAGAGGCAATTGCAAAAGAGACTATGCGTCTGCACCCCGTGGCACCAATGTTGGTGCCACGTGAGTGTCGGGAAGACTGCAAGGTAGCTGGCTACGATGTTAAAAAAGGAACCAGGGTCCTGGTGAGTGTGTGGACTATAGGAAGGGATCCAACATTGTGGGACGAGCCTGAGGCTTTCAAGCCTGACAGGTTCCTGGAGAAGTCCATCGATGTTAAAGGACACGATTTTGAGCTTTTGCCATTCGGAGCTGGGAGAAGGATGTGCCCTGGATACAGCTTGGGTCTTAAGGTGATTCAAGCTAGTTTAGCTAATCTTCTTCATGGATTTAACTGGTCATTGCCTGATAATATGACTCCTGAGGAACTCAACATGGAAGAAATCTTTGGGCTCTCAACACCCAAAAAGTTTCCACTTTCTGCTGTGATTCAGCCAAGGCTTTCATCAAAACTTTACTCTGTTTGA
- the LOC101252066 gene encoding trimethyltridecatetraene synthase-like has translation MEGSSWTAVFLATLFVLLLSKYLFQRKLNLPPGPKPWPIIGNLNLIGSLPHRSIHDLSVKYGPIMQLQFGSFPVVVGSSVEMAKVFLKTMDINFVGRPKTAAGKYTTYNYSDITWSPYGSYWRQARRMCLMELFSAKRLDSYEYIRAEELHSILHNLKKTSGKPILLKDYLTTLSLNVISRMVLGKSYLDESKNSIVTPDEFKKMLDELFLLNGVLNIGDSIPWLDFMDLQGYVKRMKVVSKKFDKFLEHVLDEHNVRRNAVENYVAEDMVDVLLQLADDPTLEIKLERHGVKAFTQDMLAGGTESSAVTVEWAISELLKKPEIFKKATEELDRVIGQNRWVQEKDIPNLPYIEAIAKETMRLHPVAPMLVPRECREDCKVAGYDIPKGTRVLVSVWTIGRDPTLWDEPEAFKPERFLEKSIDVKGHDFELLPFGAGRRMCPGYSLGLKVIQASLANLLHGFNWSLPDNRTPEELNMEEIFGLSTPKKFPLSTVVEPRLPSKLYSI, from the exons ATGGAAGGTAGTAGCTGGACTGCAGTTTTTCTTGCTACTCTGTTTGTTTTGCTTCTCTCCAAATATCTTTTCCAAAGGAAACTCAACTTACCTCCAGGACCAAAACCATGGCCAATCATCGGAAATTTAAACCTTATTGGCAGCCTTCCTCACCGATCCATCCACGATCTATCGGTCAAGTATGGACCCATTATGCAACTACAATTCGGGTCTTTTCCCGTTGTAGTAGGCTCCTCCGTTGAAATGGCAAAAGTGTTCCTTAAAACCATGGATATCAACTTTGTCGGTAGGCCTAAAACCGCTGCTGGAAAATACACCACCTATAACTATTCCGATATCACTTGGTCCCCGTACGGATCCTATTGGCGTCAGGCACGTAGAATGTGCCTGATGGAATTGTTCAGCGCAAAACGGCTCGATTCATACGAGTATATTCGCGCTGAGGAACTTCATTCTATTCTTcataatttgaagaaaacatCGGGAAAACCTATTCTGTTGAAAGATTATTTGACAACTCTGAGTTTAAATGTTATTAGCAGAATGGTATTGGGAAAAAGTTACTTGGACGAATCCAAAAACTCCATTGTAACACCCGATGAATTTAAAAAGATGTTGGATGAATTGTTCTTACTTAATGGAGTCCTTAATATTGGAGATTCAATTCCATGGCTTGATTTCATGGACTTGCAAGGTTATGTTAAGAGGATGAAAGTTGTGAGCAAGAAATTCGACAAATTTCTGGAGCATGTACTTGATGAGCATAACGTGAGAAGGAACGCAGTGGAAAACTACGTTGCTGAGGACATGGTGGATGTTCTATTGCAGCTTGCTGATGATCCAACTCTAGAGATTAAGCTGGAGAGACATGGAGTTAAAGCATTCACTCAG GACATGTTGGCTGGTGGAACTGAGAGTTCAGCAGTGACAGTGGAATGGGCAATTTCAGAGCTGTTAAAGAAGCCAGAGATTTTCAAAAAAGCTACAGAGGAATTGGATCGAGTAATAGGCCAAAACAGATGGGTACAAGAAAAAGACATCCCGAATCTTCCTTACATAGAGGCAATTGCAAAAGAGACTATGCGTCTGCACCCCGTGGCACCAATGTTGGTGCCACGTGAGTGTCGGGAAGACTGCAAGGTAGCCGGATATGACATTCCAAAAGGAACCAGGGTCCTGGTGAGCGTATGGACTATAGGAAGGGATCCAACATTGTGGGACGAGCCTGAGGCTTTCAAGCCTGAGAGGTTCCTGGAGAAGTCTATCGATGTCAAAGGACATGATTTTGAGCTTTTGCCATTTGGAGCTGGGAGAAGGATGTGCCCTGGATACAGCTTGGGTCTTAAGGTGATTCAAGCTAGTTTAGCTAATCTGCTTCATGGATTTAACTGGTCATTGCCTGATAATAGGACTCCTGAGGAACTCAACATGGAGGAAATTTTTGGGCTTTCAACACCCAAAAAGTTTCCACTTTCTACTGTGGTTGAGCCCAGGCTTCCATCAAAACTTTACTCTATTTAA